The following coding sequences are from one Melospiza melodia melodia isolate bMelMel2 chromosome 2, bMelMel2.pri, whole genome shotgun sequence window:
- the HIKESHI gene encoding protein Hikeshi isoform X1, translating into MFGCLVAGRLVQAAPQQVAEDKFVFDLPDYENINHVVVFMLGTIPFPDGMGGSVYFCYPDQSGMAVWQLLGFVTNEKPSAIFKISGLKSGKGSQHPFGAMNLPQTPTVAQIGISVELLENLAQQTPVASAAVSSVDSFTEFTQKMLDNFYNFASSFAVTQAQMTPNPSEAFIPANVVLKWYENFQRRLTQNPLFWKT; encoded by the exons GTGCAAGCTGCGCCCCAACAAGTGGCTGAAGACAAATTTGTATTTGATTTACCAGACTATGAAAACATCAACCATGTAGTGGTCTTCATGCTGGGAACTATACCTTTTCCAGATGGAATGGGAGGATCTGTCTATTTTTGTTACCCAGACCAGAGTGGGATGGCAGTGTGGCAGCTGCTGGGGTTTGTCACTAATGAGAAGCCAAGTGCCATCTTCAAAATTTCTGGTCTCAAATCCG GGAAGGGAAGTCAACACCCCTTTGGTGCCATGAACCTCCCACAGACACCAACAGTGGCTCAGATTGGAATCTCAGTGGAACTGCTGGAGAACCTGGCCCAGCAGACTCCTGTTGCAAGTGCTGCTGTGTCATCAGTAGATTCATTCACAGAG ttcactCAGAAGATGTTGGATAACTTCTATAACTTTGCTTCCTCGTTTGCTGTCACTCAGGCACAAATGACCCCGAATCCTTCTGAAGCTTTCATTCCTGCAAATGTAGTTCTGAAATG gTATGAAAACTTCCAGAGACGTCTGACACAGAACCCTCTCTTCTGGAAAACATAA
- the HIKESHI gene encoding protein Hikeshi isoform X2 — protein sequence MLGTIPFPDGMGGSVYFCYPDQSGMAVWQLLGFVTNEKPSAIFKISGLKSGKGSQHPFGAMNLPQTPTVAQIGISVELLENLAQQTPVASAAVSSVDSFTEFTQKMLDNFYNFASSFAVTQAQMTPNPSEAFIPANVVLKWYENFQRRLTQNPLFWKT from the exons ATGCTGGGAACTATACCTTTTCCAGATGGAATGGGAGGATCTGTCTATTTTTGTTACCCAGACCAGAGTGGGATGGCAGTGTGGCAGCTGCTGGGGTTTGTCACTAATGAGAAGCCAAGTGCCATCTTCAAAATTTCTGGTCTCAAATCCG GGAAGGGAAGTCAACACCCCTTTGGTGCCATGAACCTCCCACAGACACCAACAGTGGCTCAGATTGGAATCTCAGTGGAACTGCTGGAGAACCTGGCCCAGCAGACTCCTGTTGCAAGTGCTGCTGTGTCATCAGTAGATTCATTCACAGAG ttcactCAGAAGATGTTGGATAACTTCTATAACTTTGCTTCCTCGTTTGCTGTCACTCAGGCACAAATGACCCCGAATCCTTCTGAAGCTTTCATTCCTGCAAATGTAGTTCTGAAATG gTATGAAAACTTCCAGAGACGTCTGACACAGAACCCTCTCTTCTGGAAAACATAA